The Clostridia bacterium genome segment TCCTTGATCGCGACTGTACGCTCAGCCAGGTCCAGGGGAAGAAGTTCGCTGTTGCTCTGCATCAGAATTGCCTCCGTGTGATTTGTTCTGCAACCGGGCGAGGAGAGGATCCTCGTGGCAGGCACGGAGTTGATGCGCCTGCTCGGCCGCGAAGTGGATGCGACCGTTAGTGCAAGGCCTGAAACGCGCCGCCCCGGAAGGTTCCCGGAGACGGCGCACTTAATTACACGACCAGGAAAGCTGGGGTGCTGTTGGTCACGACCATTTGGAAGTAGTCGTTGACCCCGTTCTTAATCACCGCGTTCTCGTCGCTTTCAACTTGGTATACCCGCTCAGTTCCGTTCATGCCAAGTGCGCACGCCGATAGATACAGGCCCGGAAATTTGAGATTGCACTGCGCCGCCGCGCCAGAGTTAGTGTTGATCTGTAGCTCCTGCAGCGTGTCGGCGAGGTACAGAGAGCGGATGTCGTCAGCGGCCGGCATGGCGATGACCAGGCTCACGCTCACGCGCGGAATGCCGCGCTTTGTGAACGTGGCGTACAGACCGTGACCAGGCGCGCGATGAATCTCCAATCCCTGCGATACCTTCACGCTCCACTGGCGCACACGTTCCTTAATTGACGCCGGTGCGCCCGGAGCGCCCAACAGAATGTCCGTGTCGCTTCCGAGCAACAGTTGTTCATTTGTGAGGGGCGGGAGTGCGGCAATTGCAACCTCGGTGAAGCGACCGCTTCCCATCAGCGTCGCCGAGCCCGTTACAGGACCTGTTTCCGCTCCACTCAACTCAAATTCAGCAATCGCTAGATCGGGATACTTAGTCTTGATGCCGCCGCCGTCCTCGACGTACACGGTCGTGACTGCAACGATGTTTGACGTGGTGTCGAAGGTGAATGTGTGCGTATAGGGAGAAGGGCCAACAACAACTACCTTGCCCATGCCCCATGCACCAAGCCAACCAGCAATGAAATCGTTCAACTCGAACGGAAACTTGAAGCCGGTGTCTTGTTTGACAACCTTGCGCTGCGTTGGGAAGACGTGGCCTTTGCCGGCCTTGTCGGCGTCGGTGTACCACTCCTTGCCGATCGTACCTTCCGCGCCGGCGTCGAAAGAAATGTGCTGTGTGAGTTTTGCGTCCAGCAATGCGGTGCCATACGCCCCTTGTTTGTGTGGGCTCAGGACCAGGTTACGGACATCAACATGTTGCGGCTCGTACGGCATCGCTTAAGCTCCTTCCTCGGTGGAGTCAACTGCCAACTCAAACAGCGGCTCGCCAGACTCGTTGACTTCGTTGCTCAAAACCTTCGCCCAGTCGAACGAGCGCGTCACACGCTGCACTTCGCCTGGCGTGAATTCGAACGCATACCTGCTGCCGTACATCCGCAGCGTGCCTTCCCCGGCGCGCTCGATCCCGGAGGCGCTCAGCCTCACATGAACCATTTCTTCGCCAGCCATCTCATCCTCCTTAGTAATTGATCGGGTAAACAACGACCTGGTGGACGAGCTCGCAATAGTGCACCAGCACGCTCCCGATTGTTCCCGATGTCTGCGTTCTTACCTTCGTTGGTCCAGAAAAGAACACCGTGCCGTTCAGCTTGCGGTTTACCTTCAGCGCCGCGCGGACCTGCTCAATCAGAATGCGGAACGTCTTTTCCGACGCATTGTCCTCCACTACGCTCATGTATCCCCTGATCAGCAGATTGTGGAGGTCCTTATTCGTACGTACCTTGACGTCGGCCGAGTCAGTGTTTTCGCGCGTGACATTCCAAAAGCGAACATCAGTCGTCGCATCGTTAACGAATAGGGTTTTGAACTTCGCTTCGTCATTCACATAAGCGACGTGGTCCTGCACATTGCCAACGTTCGGAACCGTTTTAATGACCTTTACAACCTCGGCGATTGCGAGTTCCAGTGCGTCGCTACCGTCTTCTGCGCTCACTGTCTGCCTCCGAAGCCTGCTGTTTGCAACTGCGTGGCAATCTCACGCTCGAAGATGCCTGTCGCCTCAGTCTGTAACTGCTTGTGTGAGCGATCGAACATAAACTTTCCCTTAGTGCCGCGCTTCGCAATCGTCTTCGCAATGGCAAACGCGATCGACAATGCCTCCTTCTCGCTCGCCGGACTGAAGCGCTGCTTAACCCAAGGCAACAGCATGGAAGGCGGAGGAAAGTGCGGACGTGTTCCGGTTTCCACCGGTGGCGCGTACACGTCTGCAGGTGGCTGCGAAAAAACGGTAGCCTTCATCATTCCCTGGACGCCGCTATATTCGGCCGTGATAGCGTTTGCGAGCACGCCAGAGGCAACTGGCGCGTTAGCTGAGACCAGGGCGACTCCGCGCTCACCAGTTTTATGCAGGCCGTTGACGATGCCGGCATGGATAGCTTCGCGCAGCATGCCAGTGGCTTCCTGTAGGCCAGTAACTTTGATCGAGTAGTTCATCTGGTTTTCCGCCCGTGCGTGAGCCGATCGCCGCCCCACCCCATCATCACGTCCACGTCGCCCATTGCAATTGCAGGACCTTGTGTCGATCCGCCGTTCGTTGCGCCATCACCCTCGGCGATCCCCATGTGGCCGAAGTACCGCTTGCGGAACTTCGTCGCGAGCGCGAGCGCCTCTTGACCTTTCGTGCGGTAGCTAACGGAGTCAGCTTGAAACGACGCATCACCTGTTTGCAGGTATGCGGCGGCGAGGATATCGAAACACAGTGAGGCAGCGAGATCCGCGACTGCTTCGAAGTCTGGCTCTGGAACGGTCGAGCCGTCATTCTTGTGTCTGGCCGTCCAGGTAATTCG includes the following:
- a CDS encoding phage tail tube protein; amino-acid sequence: MPYEPQHVDVRNLVLSPHKQGAYGTALLDAKLTQHISFDAGAEGTIGKEWYTDADKAGKGHVFPTQRKVVKQDTGFKFPFELNDFIAGWLGAWGMGKVVVVGPSPYTHTFTFDTTSNIVAVTTVYVEDGGGIKTKYPDLAIAEFELSGAETGPVTGSATLMGSGRFTEVAIAALPPLTNEQLLLGSDTDILLGAPGAPASIKERVRQWSVKVSQGLEIHRAPGHGLYATFTKRGIPRVSVSLVIAMPAADDIRSLYLADTLQELQINTNSGAAAQCNLKFPGLYLSACALGMNGTERVYQVESDENAVIKNGVNDYFQMVVTNSTPAFLVV